Proteins from a genomic interval of Marinitoga hydrogenitolerans DSM 16785:
- a CDS encoding radical SAM/SPASM domain-containing protein has product MDKIRNKSQKYKHSKFNVEIKKDDTWIIFNTYTHGMLELNEEYYKNYKNFYIENPKIEEKFIEYGMWIDKELDEIDRLRYIHNKNKFDNKIFSLTIKTTNNCNFLCSYCYQSHNKKMMENNTINSIKKWIDKTILENQIEILNIHWFGGEPLLNLNVIIEIENYIQDNYKDVNFFSNLTTNGFLLTKDNILKLKNTKIKTIQITLDGDKEQHNKSRILRNRKGTYDQIIKNILLLLDIWPEVDIILRLNINKNNENIENYLYELKNYKILSKENVMLHFNEAKKFDINYTNEDIFYNDIKEYSKVLLKIYITLLRYGKKIPFYDIKGYNCGFDRINTFLVETDGTLYHCTSSEKEKVFEMGYIDNNGDLNLNEKNYYKKILRNPFSGECLNCKVLPWCMGGCFLLETKKLKKCIPEKYILNDLIELYYEEAINNEKNSRF; this is encoded by the coding sequence ATGGATAAGATAAGAAATAAATCTCAAAAATATAAACATTCAAAGTTTAATGTTGAAATAAAAAAAGATGATACTTGGATTATTTTTAATACATACACCCATGGAATGCTTGAATTAAATGAAGAATATTATAAAAATTACAAAAATTTTTATATTGAAAATCCAAAAATAGAGGAAAAATTTATAGAGTATGGTATGTGGATAGACAAAGAATTAGATGAAATAGATAGATTGCGTTATATACATAATAAAAATAAATTTGATAATAAAATATTTTCTTTGACAATTAAAACTACGAATAATTGCAATTTTTTATGTAGTTATTGTTATCAAAGTCATAATAAAAAAATGATGGAAAATAACACAATAAATTCTATAAAGAAATGGATAGATAAAACAATATTAGAAAATCAAATAGAAATTCTTAATATCCATTGGTTTGGCGGAGAACCTTTATTAAATCTTAATGTAATAATTGAAATAGAAAATTATATCCAAGATAACTACAAAGATGTAAATTTTTTTAGTAATTTAACAACAAACGGTTTTTTATTAACTAAAGACAATATATTAAAACTAAAAAATACAAAAATAAAAACAATCCAAATCACTTTAGATGGGGATAAAGAGCAACACAATAAGAGCAGAATATTAAGAAATAGAAAAGGTACATATGATCAAATTATAAAAAATATTTTATTACTTCTTGATATATGGCCTGAGGTAGATATAATTTTAAGATTAAATATAAATAAAAATAATGAAAATATAGAAAATTATCTTTATGAGTTAAAAAATTATAAAATTTTATCTAAAGAAAATGTAATGCTACATTTTAATGAAGCAAAAAAGTTTGATATAAATTATACCAATGAAGATATTTTTTATAATGATATTAAGGAGTATTCCAAAGTGTTATTAAAAATATATATAACTTTGTTGAGATATGGAAAAAAAATCCCTTTTTATGATATAAAAGGATATAATTGTGGCTTTGATAGAATAAATACGTTTCTTGTTGAAACAGATGGCACTCTATATCATTGTACCTCTAGTGAAAAAGAAAAAGTTTTTGAAATGGGATATATAGATAATAATGGAGATTTAAATTTGAATGAAAAGAATTATTATAAAAAAATATTAAGAAATCCATTCTCAGGAGAATGTTTAAATTGTAAAGTATTACCATGGTGTATGGGAGGATGTTTTTTGCTCGAAACAAAAAAGCTTAAAAAATGTATACCAGAAAAATATATTTTAAATGACTTGATAGAACTGTATTATGAGGAGGCAATAAATAATGAAAAAAATTCTAGATTTTAG